In the genome of Oncorhynchus gorbuscha isolate QuinsamMale2020 ecotype Even-year unplaced genomic scaffold, OgorEven_v1.0 Un_scaffold_11159, whole genome shotgun sequence, the window TGGTTGCGTTGCTGATCATTTGCATAAAGTTGTCATTTTCTTTTCGAGGTGTCTGTATACCTAACCCCCATGATCTTTTGACCTGTAGGTTTGACCTGGGGTCCCACTCTATCTCAGGCATGGTGACCGGTGTGACCAACCAGTACTCCACCAGGGAGATGCTGGACGAGGTAAGAGTCCGTCTTCTCTGGTGTTTGATAATACCGCTACTATTACATTACGTTATGTAGCTATATAGTTTTTGTCAGCTGTAATAACTACAGAATTCAAAAGGCACTCAAATGTTTCCCTCATAATAACTACCCTACTGTTAGTATATTACTGTCTGCGTGTTCATAGGCCCACATTTAGCTGTATATAATAGATGTGTTTAAGATCTATTGTAAGCAGTCTGCCCATGTCTCCTCCCCCCCCAGGTTCGCAGGTTctttgactctctgtctgaggagacaGGTTCTGGTCTGAGGTGTATTCAGCAGACGTATGAGAGCATTGAAGAGAACATCCGCTGGATGGAGCAGCACCTGCCCCAGCTAAAGGCCTGGCTGGACAGACAG includes:
- the LOC124030394 gene encoding endoplasmic reticulum aminopeptidase 1-like — its product is MEQSLAGEVMKTQDLPHVVISVSRNPKGYKLAWDFLRHNWHTLVKKFDLGSHSISGMVTGVTNQYSTREMLDEVRRFFDSLSEETGSGLRCIQQTYESIEENIRWMEQHLPQLKAWLDRQAQGARTETRGHEDL